CACGCCTGGATGAGCGGCGTCGCGGGATCGAGCCCGGTCGTCGAGAATTGCTGCAGCAGGTCGCGGCTGCCGTCGAACCAGCGGTGCGCTTTCGCGACGCGATCGACCAGCATCGGATCGACGCCGAGCGCCTTGCCGGTTTCGCGCAGCACGCCGCGCGGACGATAGGTCGAGACGGCGGCCGCCAGTGCGGCGCGGTTGTGCCCGTACTTCTTGTAGATATGCTGAATCACCTCTTCCCGGCGCTGATGCTCGAAATCGACATCGATATCGGGCGGCTCGCCGCGTTCCACGCTGATGAAGCGCTCGAACAGCATCGTGCTCTGATCGGGATCGACCTCGGTGATGCCGAGGCAGAAGCAGACGACGGAGTTCGCCGCCGAGCCGCGCCCCTGGCACAGGATGTTCTGGCTGCGCGCGTATTTGACGATGTCGTAGACGGTCAGGAAGAACGGTTCGTAGCTCAGTTGTGCAATCAGGTCGAGTTCATAGCGGATCTGCTTTTCGACTTTCTCCGGAATACCCTGCGGATAGCGTCCAGCCGCCCCTGCCAGGGTTTCCTGTTCCAGATAGCTCGTCGGCGTGAGCCCCTTCGGCACGATCTCGTCGGGATACTCGTAGCGAAGCGAGCTGAGTTTGAAATCGCACGCATCGAGAATCGCGCACGTCTGCGCGATCTCGTCCGCCGAATACAACTGCCCGATTCGCTGCCGCGAACGCAAATGCTGTTCCGCATTTGGCGCCAGCGCATAGCCGCACTCCGAAACCGGCATCCCGACGCGGATCGCCGTCATCACGTCCTGCAGTTCCTTGCACGAGCGCCGGTGCATCGTCACGTCGCCCAGCGCGACGATACGTACGCCCCGCCGCTCACCGGCCGCACGAATCTCCTCGCGCTGCGCACCATCCAGCGCGCGCTGCAACTGCACGAGCCCGAGCCGCGCACGTTCGCCGAACGTCGTGCGAAACCACGCAACCTGTGCATCGAGCACGTCGGCCCGCACCGGGTACGTGGGCACGAGAATCGCGAAGCAATCGGGCATGCCGCGCAAGTGTGCGAACTTCGAGGGCGGCGCCGACAGCATCCGCGACGTCAGCGTGTAGGTCCCCTTCGGCGCTTCCATCCGCCGCCACGAAATCAGCTCGGAAAGATTGCCGTACCCCTCGCGATTCTGTGCAAGCAACACGAGCCCGAACGCACCGGGGCCCGGATCGTGGCCGGGCGCGACTTCATCCGGCGTGACGTCGAAGTACGAACCGATGACGAGCGGCAGCCCTTTCGCTTTCGCCGCGACGTGCATGCGCGGTGCACCGGCGAGCGAGCATTCGTCGGTGATCGCGATCCCGCGATAGCCGAGTTCCGCCGCACGCTCGACCAGTTCTTCCGCATGCGACGCGCCATGCAGGAACGAAAAGTTCGAACGGCAGAACAACTCCGCGTAATCGGGCAGCCAGCTGAATTCCGCAACCATCTCCGTTCACCCGAACAAGCCGTGCAGGAACCAGTGCGGCTCGGACTCGCTCCCCGCCCGCTCCTTGAATACCCAGTAGCACGCCCCGGCCTCGTCCTGCGCAACGCAGTAATCGCGTGCAGCAAACTGACCGTCGAACCACCCGGCCTCGATCCGTTCCACCGACGACATCATCCTGAGCGGCGTATGAAATACCGGCCGGTCCCCGCGCATCAACAGCGGCAGCGGCTCGGCGAGCAGCCACGCGGGCCGCGGCGGCACCGCAGGCGGCCCGCCGGCCGGCTTGCCGGCGTGCGCATCGAGCGGCAGCCAGCGGTTCGCGGCCTCGGGCCGGTGATCGGCGACGGGTGCCGCACGCAATACGTTCTCCGCGCCCAGCCGCGCGACCAGCAATTCGAACAACCGCGCACGCGTCTCGCGCGTACCGCCCGGCTCCGGGAAAAGATCGTCGGCCGGCGGCGCGACCGATTCGACGCGCGTCGCCTTCAGGCGCACCGCGATCACCGCGGCCGGCAACTCGACGCGCGCGAGCCGCTCGCCGAGCAGCCGCATGAAATGCGCCTCGTCGCGCACGGGTGCGGCGAACGCGAGCTCGAGCGGTGTCGGCGGCACGGCCTGGCGGCCGCGCTCGTGTTCGAGATCGAACGTCATCGCGGCCAGCGACAGCTGCCGCGCAGCGAGCCAGCCGCACAGCTGCACGACGAGCCGGCGCGCGGCGAACAGCACGGCTTCCGCGTATTCGACGCGCTCCGGCAATTCGAGCCGCACGTCGAACACCGGCGGCACCGCCATCCACGCCAGCGGCTCGACCGCGTCGCCGTATGCGCGATCGAGCGCGGCCAGCAACGCGGGGCCGCAGCGGCGCTGCAACCCCGCGCGCGGCAGGCCGCGCAGATCGGCGAGCGTGCGGCAGCCGAGGCCGTCGAACCAGCCCGCATACGGACGCGCATCGGGCAGCAGCACGCAGGGCAGCCGGTCGAGCGAGCGGACGAGCGATGCATGGCCGGCAACGCGGCGGCGGATGCGTGCGCGCGCGGACGTACGCGCAAGCAGCCACGCACCGCGCCCGGTCGGTGCGGCGGACAAGCGCGCCGCATAACCGAGCGCCGCGAGCGTCGCACGCACCTGGCGGCACAGCGACGGCAACCCGC
The DNA window shown above is from Burkholderia cepacia and carries:
- a CDS encoding Y-family DNA polymerase, translating into MRVLLGIHLPRLPLDVCAPPPSDDAAQGVGEADEADEADEAGCAVLEQGVVLIADAPARRHGVRAGMKRGGVLTLAPHTQLVERDPAREADALRAVALALLRFSPCVALDDEATLIVDVGPSLRLFGGLPSLCRQVRATLAALGYAARLSAAPTGRGAWLLARTSARARIRRRVAGHASLVRSLDRLPCVLLPDARPYAGWFDGLGCRTLADLRGLPRAGLQRRCGPALLAALDRAYGDAVEPLAWMAVPPVFDVRLELPERVEYAEAVLFAARRLVVQLCGWLAARQLSLAAMTFDLEHERGRQAVPPTPLELAFAAPVRDEAHFMRLLGERLARVELPAAVIAVRLKATRVESVAPPADDLFPEPGGTRETRARLFELLVARLGAENVLRAAPVADHRPEAANRWLPLDAHAGKPAGGPPAVPPRPAWLLAEPLPLLMRGDRPVFHTPLRMMSSVERIEAGWFDGQFAARDYCVAQDEAGACYWVFKERAGSESEPHWFLHGLFG